The sequence gggtgggggagggccttCTCAGCAGCAGAAACAGCTTAACCAAAGACAAGAGGGGGAAGTTTGGTTTCAAGGAAGCAGAGTGTGTGGCAGGGGGCTCCGTGTTGCTGGCATCAAGGGTGACAGGAGGGAAGATGACTGGGAATAGACAGATCTGTGCCTGGAGGGCCCCGAACGCTGAGCTAGAGAGCATAAGCTTTGCCAAGGGGGACATGGAGGAGGTCTGGAGTCAGTTTGTCACTTGTCTGAACTCGGGGTATAGTCAGATGTGGGATTCAAGTCTGGCCTGATCTGGGGGTGGATCACGAGGGGAGGTGAGAGAGAATTCCTGGGAGCTTGGGGTGGAACCAAGAGTGGTTTAGACCCATCGTAGGGAGGGAGAGCCTAGCCACTCAGTGTGAACACACCAGTCATGAGAAGCAGGGCCCTTGACCCTCTGGCCTAGCACCGCGACTCTGCATCTTCAGGGCCAGGCTCTGTTGGGAAGAGCatattttctgccttttctgttttGGAACAGGCTGTGAAGGAGGCCAGGGGATGAGACCTGAGCCAGATCTGCAGCCAAAGGGATGCAGGGAAGACCAGAGCGAGGACTAACCTTACCTGTTTATCTGGCAGTGACTCAGAGAAGTCCCTTTCAAGGCCTGCTTGCTCATGGTATGAACCATCCTTAACCTCTGAGCTGGGCTTACAGTTTTCTAAGCCCTGCAGCAGTTTTGAGCTCCTTTGAGACTAGCAGCTGCCTTGGGAGTGGAGGGAAGAAGGCTGGGCAAAGATGATTAGCCCTATTTTAAGGTGGGGAAacctaggcccagagaggggaagtcacTTGCCCAAAACCGCACAGCAAATGTATGGCAGAACTGGGCTGGAGCCCAAACCTCCTGCCTCCCGTTGCATCGTAGCCTCTTTCCACAGTGCTGAGGGACCGGCTGGGCAAGATGTTCTCAGTTACCTACACTGGGTGAAGAGTGAGGGGAGCCAGAGAGAGGTTGACAGCCGTCAGCGGACAACACTTAACCCAAACTGACAATTTAATTGTGAAAATGTGGGCAAGGTACAGTTATGTGTAAGGAAATCCAGACGGTCTGGGCCCCTGGGGAGCCTCAGCCAGCACCCCAGTTGCTGGGGAGACGGAGAGGGCTGGGGATGATGTCACTAGATTTGAGGCTGAGGCATGGGGGATGGGCTACCCAGCCACCTCTCTGGGACTAGATGAGGCTGTGGGCCTGGCCACAGGCTGTCGTCAACATGGTTAACTCCTTCCTTTACAGATGGGGCAAAAAGGAGCTCTGGAGCAGGgtggtgacttgcccaaggtgaccCAGGGAGTCAGTGGCCATGTCCATTCATCCAGCAGGCTGCAGGAGTCTTGAGCACAGGGCCCTGTCAGAGTCATCTGTGAGTCCCCATGTTCCACACAGGGCTTTGCACAGAGCAGAACTCAACTCTGCAGCCAGGGCTACTTGATCCCTTCATACAATTGAGGGGTGTAGGCCCCTTCTGGAGGTGACACATCTTGAGTTCATAATAGCCTTAGATGCAGAGGAATCCTGACCAGTCACCCAGAGCAGGGCTGTCTGGTTCAGGGGACACTGAGCTGAGAAAGGAGAGATCAACAGGCCAAGCTCACCAGCAGGTTGAGGCAGCGGTGGGCTGACCCTGAGTCATACCCCACAGGGCAATCCTTACCCAAGGAGGAGTGGTCCCTCTCAAGCCATCcccccagctctgggctggggaTCTGGACCTTGGGAAGCCCCTATTGTCTGAAGCATTTGCTCAGAATCCCCAGCTTCTGACTGGAGGCTAAACATCAACCCACAGAGAGCATCAGTAACAATGGTAACAACTGCCCTTAGCTcagcccctactgtgtgccaggcccagcGAGATCGCTCTGGGCTCCTTACTCAAATATTTACAATTCTCTGAGCTGGGAATTACTGTTCTCACTTTATAGTTCAGAAAGcaggttgggggctgggggtgggagaagaGTCACTTGCCCACCGCACACAGACAGAAAGTAAAAAGCTGGGCCTTGGACCCCAGGTCACTCTGTATCTAAAAACCATGACTGCCTTCTTCCCTGGCTCTTAGGTCCTCCCACAGTGGCCCCTAGGGAAGGAAGGAGGTAGATGAGGTTTTGCCTGCTCAGCCTCCCTCTTGCTTCCATCCCCAACTTTCTGGGGTTCTGGTAGGGCAGCAGGTCGCCACGCCCAGTACTCTGTTAGAAGGCCTGACCTTTTGGAGACCATCGACCAGTCCACATAATATGACCCAACTAGACCAAATAGAGCTGTTTCCCTCAGCTTGCATTACTGGGTTCTGCGAGAAAGCAGTTAGCTCCCCTTTGGAATGCAAGCTCTAAAGGTGTGATCCCCAGAGCTGCAAGCAGCCAGCAGCTGTCTTCCTTGTCCTATGAAGACAAGGAAAaggcaagaggaagagaagaaacaggaaggGAGAGTGAAGGTCATTTGGGTCCCCAGCACACCCACGTCCCTCTCAGTTATGTGAGTCAGTGAATCCACGTTTGTTAGGCTCACTGGAGTCAGGTCTCTTGCAACTGGAGTCACCCTGACTATTACCTCTGCAATGTACCCCAGAGTCCTGTGCTGCTTTTATAGGAGGTACAAAATGAGCAAAGTTTCCTGTCCTCTAGGAACTAACAATCTGAGCAGGGGAGAGCGGAGGCACATATAGCTCTGGGTCCTATCCCTACTCTGTCTCAAACTTGCTGTGTAATCCTTCCCCTAGCTGGGCTATAATTTCTCATCTTTAACACAGGGTGTGGGTAGATGTTGGGTTCGGTGCTCTGCAAGCTGCCCTACAGATCTacacaatgacttttttttaagaaaaaattttgagatataattcacataccatatatttactattttaaagtgtacagtttggtgGGTTTTAGTATATCCACAAatctgtgcaaccatcaccactttcTAACTttagagcatttccatcaccccaaaaagaaatcccATACCTATCAATCCCCAGTCCACCCACCACCTCATCCCCTAGCAACTGCAAATATCCTatggattttcctattctggGTGTTTCAAGTTCATcttcaagttcatccatgttgtagtacttcatttcttcttataactggataatattccattatatggatatagcATATTCTGTTTCTCCATTGATCGGCTGatgcacatttgggttgtttccacttgtTGACTATTAtcaacaatgctgctgtgaatattcatgtacacgCTTTGTATGAAATATAGGCTTTCAatttgtgtgtggaggggagagtagaattgctggattatatggtaactctctATGATTTTGAtgaattgccaaactgttttccacagtggcttcatcATTTTACAATTCTACCAGCAATGTGTaaagattccaatttctccacatccttgccaacacttgttattttctttttaatttttggccatcctagtgggtgagaagtgatatctcactgtggttgtgatttgaatttccccagtgactaatgatattgagcatattttcatgtgttcatTGGCCGTTTGTATATttgctttggagaaatgtttattcaaatattttgcccttttaaaaaaatgagttgtctttttttattgttgaattataaaagttcttttgttgttgttgagttattagagttctttatatacattGAATATTAGGATACTACAGTCTTAACAGATATagctgtttgcaaatatttcctctcattttgtgtgttgccttttcactttctcaatagtgtcttttgaagtacagagtttttcatttttatgatatagaatttctctatttttttccattggctacttatgtttttggtgtcatatctgacAAATGATTATCTTATCTGAGACCATAGAGATTTACACCTGTGTgttcttctaagagttttctagttttagctcctacatttaggtcttcgatccattttgagttcatatTTGTAAATGGCGTGAGGTAGGGGtgcaacttcattcttttgcatgtggctggctagttgtcccagcatcatttattaaaaagagtattctttttccattgaattgtcttggctgTTTTGTCAAAACTCAGTTGACCACAAATGTATGGGTTTATTACACAATTGTCTTTTAAGTGACATCTAGGAAGTAAGTTACAGAAGGATCCACATAGTCACCAGTATGTGACAGAGAGAGGAGAACAAATGTGAAGTCTGGAGTCCCTCAGACCTGTGTTTCAATTCCAGATCCACTGGCACCCTAGGCAAACTATTTAATTTGCCTTTTAATAAATAGGACAATATATTACACTGAACACATTCTTGTTACAAAAAATACCAGCCTCTGGAtattcctgagcctcagtttcctgctctATCTTGTTTTAGCCCCAGGGGATGCTGGAAAGCGCAGGGtgtgatgtgggggtgggggacagtcgGAAATCTGCAGGCCTGAGGGTGTGTGAAAGGCTGCCTTttgtccatcagttgatgaaaaCACAGGAGTCTGGTGTCTGCATCACAGCATAACTCAGAAGACACCTCCCATGGAGGTGTCCCCCTTCCCAGGAGTCTTACGGCATCCAGGCACGTCCTCCTGCCCCAGGCTAGCATAGAGCAGGCCGCACGTGTCATGAGGCTCTTGGCTCCACACCAGTCTCGGTTTGGTGGGGCCGCGCCGGGAGAGCAAGGTGGTTGGGGTCCTGCGGGAAGGCTTCGGTTTCTCACTTTGTGGGTAAGTGAGCAAAGCATGCAGAAGGTCAGGGAGAAGAAAGTGCAAGAGGAAGGTAGGAGGAACCTGCCATTTGCTGAGCACCTTCAACTTCCAGAAAGGACTCTGAACTTCATCCCAGCTCACAACTACCCAGGGACGCAGGACTCAGGCAGATCACATCCATTTCACAGAACCCAAAACTGGCTCAGAGGAGAAGGATGtgtttgctcaagatcacacgGCCAGCAGGTGACAGAGCAAGGATGGAACCCCATTCCATCTGTCCTGAAACGCAAACTTTTCTTGGTGCCAAGCTAccctggagagaaaagagaaaaaaaagaaggcaaatgaAAGAGGGAGAGCCCCGCAGACAGAGtcacacagagaggaaaataaagagaggcaaaaattaaaaacaagagtggAAAGAGCAAGAGGCTGTGGCCGAGGCCTGGAGCTGGTCCTCGGGGAGCAGCCGAGGGCGGGACGGCCGGAAACCGGCTCACCGAACCTGGAGCCAAGAACCAGGGTTGGCCTGAGACCTGGCGGCAAAGCTTTCACCTCGAGATACTGAAGCCGGGGAGGCTGGCGTGGGGGCAGCAGGGTCTGCCTGGGAGGAGGACGGCGTGGCCGGATGGCCAGCAGCTGCCAAGCCGGGCCCCTCACACATCATCCAGCTGAAACAACCACGGTGGCCGCGCCGGCTGGCAGCGCCTCGCTCCCGACGTGCAGAACAGCAGGCTTGGAGGAGAACGACCAGACCTTCCTGGAACATGGGTTGTTCTTAGGACAAACTCCTTCGTGTGACCTGTAAGTCGGGTGGCTGTACAGTTTATTGTCCCAACTGAGACACTCCAGAGTGAGGGGGACAACAGGCATAAACGGTTATGTGTGGCCTCCGGGCCTCTAAGACCCTGCCCGGTTGGGCCTGGCCTGTTCCTGATGCAgctgccccccaaccccgcccacccccccgcccccggctctctgtgcttccttcACTCGCCTTCCTCTGCAGACACTTAGGGCCTTGGAATTGTCTGGAACACCCTGCCCCACGCCACCCCCATCTCCACACCCCTTCATTGTTCCTACTCGCCCTTAGAACCCAGCTCCAGCCATGTCAGTGCCCTTGGTCAGCCATTCAATACATCATGTGTTTTCCTTCCACGGTTCCGATCACAATCACAATAATCAAAGAAATTCTTAATTGTGTGTTTGATCATTTTAACGTCTGTCTCCCTTCCtaagggcagggctgggtctgaCTTGCCCACTATTGCATCCTGAACACCCAGCCAAAGGCTCTGgtgcataaatgaataaatcaactCCCAGGGCCCCTCGTACGGACACAGAGTTGTGTGTCCCCCTTGTATTTTGGGGTTCTTTTCCAtacaaggaaaggaaaggaaggagctaGTTCTAAAGAGAAGAACTTCTTGGGTCCAATGTGCACTTCTGATTTCCTTCACAGGCTCTGAGCTCCTGCTGGGAGATGCATCCGCTTCTCACCTCTTCCCCGTCTCTATCCTAGTTTTGGGCCTGGGTGAGGGGCTCAAGTTGGATGTACTGATGAGTGATGGCAACGTGAACATCAATGCGGTGGATCACAGAAAGTCTGAACTGGGAGGAACCCTAGAGATCATGAGGTAACAGGCAAATGCTGAGTCCAGGCCCCATAGGTACAAATAATGTTAGTGTTTCATCCTGTTGTCTTGTCCAACCaaccatattttttttctatttttaaatgtgccaGCCAGTagattttagtatatttacaaagttgtgcaaccatcaccactatctaactCCACAGCATTTCATCACCCTAGAAAGAAACCCCGTACTCAACAGcatccctgcttccctttcccttcccctcagcccctgacaaccagtatccaccttttttttaatgatggggAAATTAAGGCCAGTGCCTTGTCTAATGTCACCTTGTCAGCCAGCAGCAGAGCCAGAATGagagcccaggcctcctgacACCCAGTCTGTTGCAGGCCTGAGCTTTCTCTGGGGCCCTCAGGCATTCTCTGGTGCCTAACATGAAAGAGCTGCTTAACAATGGCCCATTAAGGGGAGGCTAACAGGAAGATGAGACTGGACCATCTGCAGTTATGCCCTGGACCCTTCAGAGCCTGCCTGTGCCCAGAATGGAGCTGGGCGCTTTTGAGGGGCAGAAGACACACTTAGAAATCATTTCTAGCCGGTACCCTGCTTCCTACAATAGCCAGTGTCCTTTCACAGCTGGGAATGCCCTTTCCCTAAGTGATCACATGGcctcccctctcttccttcaGCCCTCCCCAAAGGCCCCCTTCTCACAGCGGCCTGCCCTGACTGCCTTATTTCCAAGTGTGAACAGGCCCGCCCCTCCCTGCTGGTGTGCTGGCCTCCTTCCAGGGGGACTTGCCCTCCGTGACACTTTCTGTCATCCATCAGACACACTACATCCTTCAGTGCTTTATCTGGTTTCTGTCGGTCTTCCCTACTAGAACGTCagctcctcaagggcagggaGCTTTGTCCGCTTTGCTCACTGCTATACCTCAgcttctagaacagtgcctgttgCACAGAAGCTGTTTTGCACGTATTGGTTGAGTGAGTGCATTACTCAATGAACGGTCAGCTAGTACTGCATCTTATTCTTATCAGCAATAGTCAGGGGAGGGGTTATTATGCCTGTTTCATCCgtgtgtcttagtccattcagggtCCCCTAATAAAATGccatagattgggtggcttaaaccacagacaGTTATTTCTCACagagctggaggctgggaagtccaagatcaaggtgctggccagTGAGTGCTTGGTAAGAGCCCTCTTCCCGGCTTGTGGGTGGTGGCCATCTCACTGTGGGTTCACACGTTCTCTGTGTGCtcccagagaaagacagagaaacagagatctctggtctctcttcctttccctatAAAGCCACTAATCCCACTGTGGGGCTCCACTCTCATGTCCTCCTccaaacctagttacctctcaaaggccccatccccaaataccatcacacttgGGGGTAGGTCTTCAGCATATGAAttcgggggcgggggtggggtgcacAAACATCCAGTCCATAACAGATGGCAAGCTGAGGTCCTGAGAGGTCACCTGGGAACCAGAGGCAGGCTGTTATCGCTCACCCACACCCGACGCTGGTCCTGTCAGGGGAGCCTGGAGTGGGGTCAAGGTgggcatgaggaaacagaggccagaCTTCCTGGGTCTCCCATTGTTTCTAGGACCCCAGAAAGCTGAGTCAGCCCATGAACCCAGCCTCTACATCTTCCTGTGCTAATTTAGCCACTTTCACATTCCATGCCTTAGCcagaatggaaaaagaaagaaagggaaaaagtcaGCACTGTGTTTTAAAATGGCCTCTATGAGTTCCAACAAGGGAAGCTGCTGGCCATGCTTTCATGGGCCCCAAGGCCCTCTGGGCATCGTTACTGAGACTTCCTGTGGTGGGCTGGGCCCCGGATCCACACATTCCTCTGCCAGAGTGATGTGAGCCCGTGGGCAGGCAGTGGCTCTATCTACAAGCCTGGGCCAGACCCCCTGAGCCAGCATGGAACCAGGAAGGAGCCAGGCACCGGGCAGGCCGAGGACACCCTCTCGTAACAGCCCAGTACAACTCCTTGCTCTGTGTTGTCCAGAGGTCTTTAAGGTCCACCTCTCATGGGATCTACGGCCACCCTGAGACACGAGAGGGTCAGCATCTGGGCTGTGTCTTTCCACGGGGGCGTAGAGGACTGTGTGGTGTGGTGTCCTGCTgatggtcacacagctggggagGGATGGTCTGGACCATCACCAGGGGAGCTTGAACCCTGCACTCTGATCCCAAATGCTATGTCCCATCCAAGAGGAGAGGGCACAGTCCTTGCCCAAGAGAAGGTGACAGATCAGCCGTGGGGAAACCACATAGTCAAGTCCAAGTCCACATTTTACAGCAGAAGAAACAGAGGCCAgggactggcccaaggtcacagagtcaaTCCACAGTCTAGGCAGGACTGGATGCAGGCTCTGGACTCCTGGCTGGGACTGTTTCTGACTATATCTGCACTTAAACAGTTCCGTTTGGGCGGAAGCTCTGCTGTTCCGGAATAGACGCCAGGCCTTTCCAGAATCCGGTCTAAGGCTGTCTTCCAGGATCTGCTGTCAAGGCTTAGTCCTCAGGGAACAGCTGCTGGCAAACGGAGGTGAGGTATTGATTATGGCTGGGGCCGGGGGAGTGTGGCTGAAGCCCGGGGGGAgagaagggctggggaagggTGGTAGGTTctctaagaaacaaactgaaggTATCTTCATATttgcttttgcttatctgtattttctaacttttctgcACTCCCAGAATTCATTTTTCATATCTGAAAGTGATGCACTATTTAATTAGGAATGGTCTGGGAAACCAGGGTCCTCTCAGTCCTGACCGGCTGAGTGAACTTGGGTGGGCCCTTACCTCTCTCTGGACCTTTCTTGGAAATGCCCATAATTAGAGTGCCCTGTGGGAAGTGAATGAATCAAAAGGATCCCAGGCTCAGGACATAGCTCTCTGACCTGGTCATCAGAAGTGCTCACCCGTCCAAGGAAAGAGCGCAGCAACCCAGGAGTGAGGCATCCAGAGAAAGGCCAAGGTTTGGAGCAGCCCACTTCGGCCGTGTGCCCGTCTAGCACGGTCCAGAAGAGAGGAGTTGTCTGAGGGCCGTGCCCACCCCAGTCCCGCAGCAGAGGGCCTCTCTGCTCAGGGTGGAGACACTTTGCCAGGCTTCACTGAGGTCTGAGTGAACAGCCCTCTGAAtcagccctccctgccctctgcctggattCCAGGCCCACTAGGCAACAGGACCCCGG is a genomic window of Camelus bactrianus isolate YW-2024 breed Bactrian camel chromosome 10, ASM4877302v1, whole genome shotgun sequence containing:
- the LOC123613795 gene encoding uncharacterized protein LOC123613795 isoform X3 → MAERQREGKRSSEGSELLLGDASASHLFPVSILVLGLGEGLKLDVLMSDGNVNINAVDHRKSELGGTLEIMSSVWAEALLFRNRRQAFPESGLRLSSRICCQGLVLREQLLANGGAASLWSESPSD
- the LOC123613795 gene encoding uncharacterized protein LOC123613795 isoform X2, translating into MAERQREGKRSSEGSELLLGDASASHLFPVSILVLGLGEGLKLDVLMSDGNVNINAVDHRKSELGGTLEIMSSVWAEALLFRNRRQAFPESGLRLSSRICCQGLVLREQLLANGETRQVQDCHYPLNN